The Branchiostoma floridae strain S238N-H82 chromosome 7, Bfl_VNyyK, whole genome shotgun sequence region TCGCAGTTATCTCCTGTATATCCCGCTGCACATTGACAGGTGTAGCTGTTGACTCCGTCAGTACAAGTTCCACCGTTGTTACATGGGTTGGGGGTACAGTCGTCAATATCTACAAGCAATGAACAAATTTTCAATAGTCACTGTCTTTATATTTTACTTCTGTAACTTTGTCGTTATTGTTTATGATAGTGGTGATTTGTAAATGAAGTGCATGAAATACAATGGTGTTTAGGCATGAAAATAAATGGCATTGTTGTGGTCATGTATTTGACGAAATCCGAAAGCGAAGTTACCTGTTTGACAATTATTTCCTGTGTATCCCGCTGCACATTGACAGGTGTAGCCGTTGACACCGTCAGTACAGGTTCCACCGTTAGTACATGGGTTGGGCGTACAGTCATCAATATCTATGTAGAAGAAAGATGCCTTATCCGTTATCTGTTAAAATCCCCATGCATTCATTGTATTCGAAATAATGATTATCTTTTTGATTACGCATGGATGTGATATCATAATTTTGGCATATGTATTGTTGATGTGCCTAATAACGTTATCAAATCACATAGCACGGATCAAACTTACTCGTTTCACAGTCACCTCCTGTATAACCTGGCACACACTGGCAGGTGTAGCTATTTATTCCGTCAGTACAGGTTCCACCGTTGTTACACGGGTTGGGCGTACAGTCATCAATATCTAtggagaagaaagaaaatgtaaatgtaaacacATATAAGTTGTCGATGTGTGAAATGATAACTAATCTTTGAATTGTGATTGTGCTGACCTTCATACTTTCTTTCCATTCTTCGTTTGCGTAGCAGTCAATCAAACATTATAATCGTATGCTTCTCAGTTCGTTTAATGTTATGAGAAAAGGATACTGTTAAGGCTCAATAGCTTAGTGTTTCTAGCTTGAAGTTTAAGAAGAACAACCAATCCTACCAGTTTCGCAGTTATCTCCTGTATATCCCGCTGCACATTGACAGGTGTAGCTGTTGACTCCGTCAGTACAGGTTCCACCGTTGTTACACGGGTTGGGGGTGCAGTCATCAATATCTATGAGTAAGAAAGAGACAGCTGTTAAAAGCAGGAATGATTGGTCAGAATTAAGAATGGTCGGATTTTGGTTGCTCATGGGCGTTAGATAATCTGTTCTACTTTCTTTGTTACAACAGTTAATAAAGAATTCATATTGCCTCTTGATCTCTTACATTTAGTATATGTACTGATGAttggtacatgtaacttacTTTCGCAAACCAAGTTGTCACCCACCCATCTACCATTCGTGCACAGCTTTTCTGCTTCGCCACCAGTCTGGACGTAACCGGCTGGGCAGGCGAAAGTGCAAGAGTGGCCAGCTGGGTAGGTTACCATGGCTGCACAATCACTGGTGTAATCCTGGGGGTGGCTCGGTGCACCGTTACAGGGTTCGCCTAAACAGAAAGATCATCAAATTGTTATCTGTTTCCAATTCAAAAGATTCTTAAAAGGCGCCAATGTTTTTAAATACACAATGGAATCATGATATGAAAAGCGATACTCCTAGGGACATGTAGTCTGTTAGGACATGAGTCTCTAACAGCCAATGACATCTCTCGAAAGCAATGGTCTTCACAGAAATCAACCGAGAAAGAGCTTTCATGTAATGTTTGGACTTTCGTTT contains the following coding sequences:
- the LOC118419335 gene encoding fibropellin-3-like; its protein translation is MVTYPAGHSCTFACPAGYVQTGGEAEKLCTNGRWVGDNLVCENIDDCTPNPCNNGGTCTDGVNSYTCQCAAGYTGDNCETDIDDCTPNPCNNGGTCTDGINSYTCQCVPGYTGGDCETNIDDCTPNPCTNGGTCTDGVNGYTCQCAAGYTGNNCQTDIDDCTPNPCNNGGTCTDGVNSYTCQCAAGYTGDNCETDIDDCTPNPCNNGGTCTDGVNSYTCQCAAGYTGNNCQTRKCSVID